The genomic DNA ATCTGGAGCAGCTGACCAGCGAGGGGATTTTCAGTGACTGCCGGAAGATTACCGGCAGCAAGCAAAGCCTAACGGATGATGATTTTTTCCTTAAAGAGCTGCACAGCAGCGAAAAATGGCCCGCATTCCTGCAAACCGCCGTTGAGAAGAAACGCACTATCGTGATCTGCGGTGAAACCGGGTCGGGGAAAACGGTACTCACGCGCGCGCTGTTAAAATCGCTACATAAAGACGAGCGTGTAATTATTTTAGAGGACGTTCACGAAGTCACGGTCGATCACGTTGTAGAAGCCGTTTATATGATGTACGGCGATGCAGGAAAGATCGGCCGCGTCAGCGCCACTGATGCCCTGCGAGCCTGTATGCGTCTGACACCGGGCCGTATCATCATGACTGAGCTTAGGGATGATGCTGCGTGGGATTATCTTAAAGCACTTAATACCGGCCATCCAGGCGGTGTTATGTCAACGCACGCTAACTCTGCGCGCGATGCCTTTAACCGTATTGGGCTGCTTATCAAGGCGACCCCTATCGGCCGTATGCTCGATATGAGCGATATTATGCGAATGCTCTACTCCACCATTGACGTTGTGGT from Leclercia sp. LSNIH1 includes the following:
- a CDS encoding ATPase, T2SS/T4P/T4SS family — encoded protein: MTDAAFYQLGPLREYLEDPTVFEIRINCFQEVICDTFSGRRVVQNAAITADFIRNLAKSLVSSNKLTMQAINDVILPGGIRGVICLPPAVIDGTTAVAFRKDLAADKNLEQLTSEGIFSDCRKITGSKQSLTDDDFFLKELHSSEKWPAFLQTAVEKKRTIVICGETGSGKTVLTRALLKSLHKDERVIILEDVHEVTVDHVVEAVYMMYGDAGKIGRVSATDALRACMRLTPGRIIMTELRDDAAWDYLKALNTGHPGGVMSTHANSARDAFNRIGLLIKATPIGRMLDMSDIMRMLYSTIDVVVHMEKRKIKEIYFDPEYKMQCVNGSL